The Humulus lupulus chromosome 4, drHumLupu1.1, whole genome shotgun sequence genome has a window encoding:
- the LOC133831064 gene encoding uncharacterized protein LOC133831064 translates to MDESLSKNDDKMDDVQVRRLSIIDFSSEDDSLIGFSSGSPQDSQDLRSIDLVESVGNEKLEYFGDIPEMKELVPQPSQCLEPERVKRNGKYNLRKSLAWDSAFFTSEGVLDAEELSSITGGNEGGRQMLPGIDEEVHRSTDSISTLGSDTLTLESNETNLFEDIRASIQKSSKATVTADERSKVGSGVRETKIVTALKRVELSSQPKMKPKVVCKKPSIGLQNPGRLARPVSACPQSSEFNVANKESTQSLMKRPNFQGKPIPISATLAKRASLGGSLLKMEKDGVKTAAGRGAPVSKLTCSLRNVPRPIPSSKSSSRASSTATIRETTSSFDSSASTSSVNMGKSPSNSMKRKTDTKTGNPRSLGSNPKTPSRISSINKTGPGKSHVSSQLMPFSKLSSSISPASSISDWSSESVSSLSSLQQISCSSRDSISDTCKRVSIDFDEPQSLDSESHADDHSSVGMVARPPSSKPSGLRLPSPKIGFFDGAKSTVRTHKRSGQSHPVAPSNLPKICAGSGNPSGGQIKPKKLNPERDVTSDTKADARRIFSNMKPRVSTPQEASKAATKISNALRNVESCHLTSPIVKNNTPLKHGSENKFNAKEVESGGDAGCLHDDANDLAESNAVIDAMKAEASPYDKDTGFAESNEFVDVMKAEVSLENKCSPHKDIKITTPFSGEQTAMKNGTKTDDAQRISSNMKPRVSTPQEASKAATRISNALRNVESCPTTSPKVKNNTPLKHGGENNFNSEKVESGGDDVGLYGEATSLAESNGLVDVTRAEIFLLDKDTGLVESNGIVNIMKAEVSPHSKVTGLVEGNEIVDVRKAEVSLENKCSAHKEDRKITTPISGVHTAMTNGTNAQRSSSNMKPRVSILQEESKAATRISNALRNIESCHTTSPKVENNTSLKHGSENNFNDKEVKSDGDNVGLHGEDTAESNGVVDVMKAEVCPHDKDTGFAESNQIVDVIKAEVSPENKCSAHKDIKITTPISGLRSDLNSISSFKDLLPLSQEVVHFKNNNEDEMSHYEDQIDCLIRQVSAMNITETQEKVLGDSLSSQQNLSTDDIVCSPELPIHQEVIVCVQKEDSVISLSKPTVSLTTTNENTTGKRIPFAAKDSFCNIDESFDCSKGSVVLEGEKDGSILPFSEEHFDTEQLR, encoded by the exons ATGGACGAGTCCTTGTCCAAGAACGATGACAAGATGGACGATGTCCAAGTCAGACGCCTTAGCATCATCGATTTCTCCTCCGAAGATGATTCTCTCATAGGTTTTTCTTCAGGATCTCCCCAAG ATAGTCAAGACCTGAGAAGTATTGATTTGGTTGAGTCTGTTGGTAATGAAAAATTAGAGTATTTTGGTGACATTCCGGAGATGAAGGAGTTAGTGCCTCAACCTTCTCAATGCTTGGAACCTGAGAGGGTTAAGAGAAATGGAAAATATAACTTGCGTAAAAGTTTGGCCTGGGACAGTGCCTTTTTCACCAGTGAAG GTGTTTTGGATGCTGAGGAGCTATCAAGCATCACTGGTGGTAACGAGGGTGGAAGGCAGATGCTACCTGGAATTGATGAGGAGGTTCATAGATCCACCGATTCAATCTCCACATTAGGAAGTGATACTTTGACGCTAGAAAGTAATGAAACTAATTTGTTTGAAGATATAAGAGCTTCAATTCAGAAATCAAGCAAAGCTACTGTTACAGCAGATGAAAGAAGTAAAGTAGGCTCAGGAGTGCGAGAAACCAAAATTGTCACTG CTTTAAAGAGGGTGGAATTATCTTCTCAACCCAAG ATGAAGCCCAAAGTTGTTTGCAAGAAGCCAAGTATTGGCTTGCAAAATCCAGGAAGATTGGCAAGGCCGGTTTCTGCTTGTCCACAATCCTCAGAG TTTAATGTGGCAAATAAAGAGTCAACACAATCTCTCATGAAGCGACCTAATTTCCAAGGGAAGCCTATTCCTATCTCTGCAACATTGGCCAAGAGGGCTTCCTTGGGCGGTAGCCTTCTAAAAATGGAGAAAGATGGTGTAAAAACTGCAGCTG GTAGAGGTGCTCCAGTATCAAAATTAACATGTAGTTTACGAAATGTGCCTAGACCTATTCCATCATCTAAATCTTCCTCTCGGGCTTCTTCAACTGCAACCATCAGAGAAACAACTTCCTCCTTTGATAGTTCTGCGAGTACTTCGTCTGTTAACATGGGTAAATCTCCATCCAATTCCATGAAAAGAAAAACTGATACTAAAACTGGTAATCCAAGGTCCTTGGGTTCAAATCCTAAAACACCATCACGAATTTCATCAATAAATAAAACTGGGCCTGGAAAATCCCATGTCTCTTCTCAGTTGATGCCTTTCAGCAAGCTTTCTTCTAGCATATCACCCGCTAGCTCTATTAGTGATTGGTCTTCGGAGTCAGTTTCATCACTTTCTAGTTTACAACAAATTTCTTGTAGTTCAAGAGACAGCATCAGCGACACCTGCAAGAGGGTATCTATAGATTTCGATGAACCTCAATCTTTGGATTCTGAGAGTCATGCTGATGATCATAGCTCAGTGGGGATGGTTGCACGTCCTCCATCTTCTAAGCCTTCTGGTCTTCGATTGCCATCGCCAAAAATTGGTTTTTTTGATGGG GCAAAATCTACAGTCCGCACTCATAAGAGAAGTGGGCAATCTCACCCTGTTGCACCAAGTAATTTACCTAAAATTTGTGCTGGAAGTGGAAATCCTAGTGGCGGCCAAATTAAGCCAAAGAAGTTGAATCCTGAAAGAGACGTGACAAGTGACACAAAAGCTGATGCACGAAGAATTTTCTCGAATATGAAACCTAGAGTTTCTACTCCACAGGAAGCATCAAAAGCTGCAACAAAGATCTCTAATGCTTTAAGAAATGTTGAAAGTTGCCATTTGACGTCTCCAATAGTAAAAAACAACACTCCACTTAAACATGGCAGTGAAAATAAATTCAATGCTAAAGAGGTTGAAAGTGGCGGAGATGCTGGTTGCTTACATGATGACGCTAATGATCTTGCAGAAAGTAATGCGGTCATTGATGCTATGAAGGCCGAAGCTTCCCCATATGATAAAGATACTGGTTTTGCAGAAAGTAATGAGTTTGTTGATGTTATGAAGGCTGAAGTTTCCCTGGAAAATAAATGCAGTCCTCATAAGGATATAAAGATCACTACTCCCTTCAGTGGAGAACAAACTGCTATGAAAAATGGCACAAAAACTGATGATGCTCAACGAATTTCCTCAAATATGAAACCTAGAGTTTCCACTCCGCAGGAAGCATCAAAAGCTGCAACAAGGATCTCTAATGCTTTAAGAAATGTTGAAAGCTGTCCCACAACATCTCCAAAAGTCAAAAACAATACTCCACTGAAACATGGCGGGGAAAATAACTTCAATTCTGAGAAAGTTGAAAGTGGTGGAGATGATGTTGGCTTATATGGTGAAGCTACCAGTCTTGCAGAGAGCAATGGGCTTGTTGATGTTACGAGGGCCGAAATTTTCCTGCTTGATAAAGATACTGGTCTTGTAGAAAGTAATGGAATTGTTAACATTATGAAGGCCGAAGTTTCCCCACATAGTAAAGTTACTGGTCTTGTAGAAGGTAATGAGATTGTTGATGTTAGGAAGGCTGAAGTTTCTCTGGAAAATAAATGTAGTGCTCACAAGGAGGATAGAAAGATCACTACTCCCATCAGTGGAGTACATACTGCTATGACAAATGGCACAAATGCTCAGCGCAGCTCCTCAAATATGAAACCTAGAGTTTCCATTCTGCAGGAAGAATCAAAAGCTGCAACAAGGATTTCTAATGCTTTAAGAAATATTGAAAGTTGCCACACGACATCTCCAAAAGTCGAAAACAATACTTCACTTAAACATGGCAGTGAAAATAACTTCAATGATAAAGAAGTTAAAAGTGATGGAGACAATGTTGGCTTACATGGTGAAGATACTGCAGAAAGTAATGGGGTAGTTGATGTTATGAAGGCCGAAGTTTGCCCACATGATAAAGATACTGGTTTTGCAGAAAGTAATCAGATTGTTGATGTTATCAAGGCTGAAGTTTCCCCGGAAAATAAATGTAGTGCTCACAAGGATATAAAGATCACCACTCCCATTAGTGGATTACGTAGTGATTTAAATTCCATTTCTAGCTTTAAAGATCTACTACCTCTTTCTCAAGAAGTGGTACATTTCAAGAACAACAATGAGGACGAAATGTCCCACTATGAAGACCAGATTGATTGCTTGATCAGACAAGTCAGTGCCATGAACATAACAGAGACTCAGGAAAAGGTCCTTGGAGATTCTCTCTCTTCTCAGCAGAACCTCAGCACTGACGATATTGTTTGTTCCCCAGAATTACCCATTCACCAGGAAGTTATTGTTTGTGTTCAAAAGGAGGATTCTGTTATTAGTTTGTCGAAGCCTACTGTTTCTCTGACCACCACCAATGAAAACACCACTGGCAAGAGGATACCATTTGCTGCCAAGGATTCCTTTTGCAACATAGATGAGTCGTTTGA